From a single Aggregatilinea lenta genomic region:
- a CDS encoding GNAT family N-acetyltransferase, translated as MPAHIVPFTPEMIPGAAALLARRHQRDRAALPLLPQHPGNSAAQHAIQAALARPHVSGVAAIDGDRLLGYLIGDMVIDSLWGRAAWVRPAGCALAEGQSTDLIAPLYAELGARWVSRGCFAHFAVMPTADRVLLDAWFLLGFGVEQIHALLPLDEIPQPARPPAGISIRHATPADRAIMADFSGGIGQQQVLAPTWGLTLPEQAPDLREGWGELVEDDTVDVWFAFEGDQPVGTVTFFPSEVPQDFMFVPPQTTHLTCVVVREAARQRGVLRALLSCGLAHARAQGFQFCETDWRSANLPIARALPRTGFRPALYRLVRRIDPRIAWANGSTPD; from the coding sequence ATGCCCGCTCACATTGTCCCCTTCACTCCCGAGATGATCCCCGGCGCTGCCGCGCTGCTGGCCCGCCGTCACCAGCGCGATCGTGCCGCGCTGCCCCTGCTGCCGCAGCACCCCGGCAACAGTGCCGCCCAGCACGCGATCCAGGCCGCGTTGGCGCGTCCGCACGTCAGCGGTGTCGCCGCGATCGACGGCGACCGCCTGCTCGGTTACCTGATCGGGGACATGGTGATCGACAGCCTGTGGGGCCGCGCGGCCTGGGTCCGCCCGGCGGGCTGCGCCCTGGCCGAAGGGCAAAGCACCGATCTGATCGCGCCGCTCTATGCCGAGTTGGGTGCACGTTGGGTGAGCCGGGGCTGCTTCGCGCATTTTGCGGTGATGCCCACCGCCGACCGCGTGCTGCTGGACGCCTGGTTCTTGCTTGGCTTCGGCGTCGAGCAGATTCACGCACTGCTGCCGCTGGACGAGATCCCCCAGCCCGCCCGACCGCCCGCCGGGATTTCCATTCGCCACGCCACACCCGCCGACCGCGCGATCATGGCGGACTTTTCCGGCGGCATCGGCCAGCAGCAGGTACTGGCGCCCACCTGGGGCCTTACCCTGCCGGAACAAGCGCCAGATCTGCGCGAAGGCTGGGGCGAACTGGTCGAAGACGACACGGTCGACGTGTGGTTCGCCTTCGAGGGCGATCAGCCGGTGGGCACGGTGACGTTTTTCCCGTCCGAGGTCCCGCAAGATTTTATGTTCGTGCCCCCGCAGACCACGCATCTGACGTGCGTCGTTGTGCGTGAAGCGGCGCGCCAGCGCGGGGTCCTGCGCGCGCTGCTGAGCTGCGGGCTGGCCCACGCCCGCGCGCAGGGCTTCCAGTTCTGCGAAACCGACTGGCGCAGCGCCAACCTGCCCATCGCACGCGCGCTGCCGCGTACCGGCTTCCGCCCCGCCCTCTACCGCCTCGTGCGCCGCATCGATCCGCGCATCGCGTGGGCCAACGGCAGCACGCCCGACTGA
- a CDS encoding purine-nucleoside phosphorylase gives MGNKVLTKSSWIIVVLALALALTPAAAHRASAQGDAPRAVKVLVVSMFEVGEPTGDTPGEAQSWIEGEGLDEVIDVSGSYSPVYCNADDLCLVVTGMGTANATATLMAVGLSGQFDLSQAYILVAGIAGIDPADGTLGSAAWAEWVVDGDVAHEYDAREMPEGWDYPYFRLGCDDPWCDDGSTAGTEVYHLNAALAETAFALSQDAALTDSDGAIAYRANYPADLPASQPPSVLRCDTLAASTYWHGALLSGWAQWWMEQWTDGAANYCTTEMEDSGTLTALTRMAESGVVDLDRVMVLRTASNFDQPYPGQTAAESMAASSGGFIPSVVNAYVAGSAVTDAIVADWETWQAGVPEMAAQGS, from the coding sequence ATGGGTAATAAAGTTCTTACAAAGTCGAGCTGGATCATCGTCGTTCTGGCGCTGGCGTTGGCGCTGACGCCAGCGGCGGCGCACCGGGCGAGCGCGCAGGGAGATGCTCCGCGTGCGGTGAAGGTCCTGGTGGTCAGCATGTTCGAGGTGGGCGAACCGACGGGCGACACGCCCGGCGAGGCCCAGTCGTGGATCGAGGGGGAAGGGCTGGACGAGGTGATCGACGTGTCCGGCAGCTATTCGCCGGTCTACTGCAACGCCGACGATCTGTGTCTGGTGGTGACCGGTATGGGCACGGCCAACGCGACCGCGACCCTGATGGCGGTCGGCTTGAGCGGCCAGTTCGACCTGTCGCAGGCGTACATCCTGGTGGCGGGCATCGCAGGCATCGATCCGGCGGATGGCACGCTCGGCTCGGCGGCATGGGCGGAATGGGTCGTGGATGGCGACGTGGCGCACGAATATGACGCGCGCGAAATGCCGGAGGGCTGGGACTATCCGTACTTCCGCCTCGGCTGTGACGATCCGTGGTGCGACGATGGCTCGACCGCCGGGACGGAAGTCTATCACCTGAATGCGGCGCTGGCCGAGACGGCGTTCGCGCTCTCGCAGGACGCCGCGCTGACCGACAGCGATGGCGCGATCGCCTACCGCGCCAACTATCCGGCGGACCTGCCCGCCTCGCAGCCGCCGTCGGTGCTGCGCTGCGATACGCTGGCGGCGAGCACCTACTGGCACGGCGCGCTGCTCAGCGGCTGGGCGCAGTGGTGGATGGAGCAGTGGACGGACGGGGCCGCGAATTACTGCACGACCGAAATGGAAGATTCGGGCACGCTGACCGCGCTGACGCGTATGGCGGAATCGGGCGTGGTGGACCTCGACCGGGTGATGGTGCTGCGCACGGCCAGCAACTTCGACCAGCCCTATCCCGGCCAGACGGCAGCCGAGTCGATGGCGGCGTCGAGCGGCGGGTTCATCCCGTCCGTGGTGAACGCCTACGTGGCCGGGTCGGCGGTGACGGACGCGATCGTCGCGGACTGGGAGACGTGGCAGGCGGGCGTGCCGGAAATGGCCGCGCAGGGTTCGTAA